The following proteins are co-located in the Telopea speciosissima isolate NSW1024214 ecotype Mountain lineage chromosome 9, Tspe_v1, whole genome shotgun sequence genome:
- the LOC122640236 gene encoding early nodulin-like protein 1 produces MGLVLVLMVTVMMTVGGGGIGVAASTAEVHVVGGDNGWDISSDIAAWSADRLFRVGDHIWFAYSSGAGENIVEVGSMEELQACDVTNPIRMYTDGLDSITLDGVGTRFFASSSTDRCKKGLKLNIDVLPQQPIQFHDQMYDADDDAIATGPTTPSAAAEVFDRWVQHQQQQTWECLRIDCSLQRILHSTCIDQQRNSSMKD; encoded by the exons atgggtttggttttggttttgatggtTACTGTGATGATGACTGTAGGAGGAGGAGGGATTGGGGTTGCAGCATCAACAGCTGAGGTTCACGTAGTGGGAGGTGATAATGGATGGGATATTTCTTCCGACATTGCTGCCTGGTCTGCCGATCGACTCTTCCGTGTTGGAGATCATATTT GGTTTGCTTACTCATCAGGAGCAGGAGAGAACATAGTGGAGGTGGGGAGCATGGAAGAGTTGCAGGCTTGCGATGTGACCAACCCTATCCGTATGTATACGGACGGCCTGGATAGCATCACCCTCGATGGTGTAGGCACCCGCTTTTTCGCCAGCAGCAGCACTGATAGGTGCAAGAAGGGCCTCAAGCTTAACATCGATGTACTGCCGCAGCAGCCGATCCAGTTTCATGATCAGATGTACGATGCCGATGACGATGCCATCGCCACGGGACCAACCACTCCATCTGCAGCGG CAGAGGTCTTCGATCGATGGGTACAGCACCAGCAGCAACAGACTTGGGAGTGTTTGAGGATTGATTGCAGCCTTCAAAGGATTCTTCACAGCACTTGTATTGATCAACAGAGAAACAGCAGCATGAAGGATTGA
- the LOC122640523 gene encoding indole-3-acetate O-methyltransferase 1-like, whose protein sequence is MALQGDNLVVSERKLEKMLSMKGGKGETSYANNSQAQAIHARSMLHLLENTLDRVQLESPEIPFAVADLGCSCGGNTIYIVDAIIKHISKRYEAMGYDPPEFSAFFSDLPSNDFNTLFQLLPPLANNGATMEECLAADGHRSYFAAGVPGSFYRRLFPARSIDVFYSAFSLHWLSQVPEIVMDKRSTAYNKGRVFIHGAGESTVNAYKKQFQADLAGFLRSRSREMKKGGSMFLVCLGRTSVDPTDQGGAGVLFGTHFQDAWNDLVQEGLIESEKRDSFNIPVYAPSLQDFKEVVEANGSFAINKLEVFRGGSPLVVSRPDDEAEVGRALANSCRSVCGVLVDAHIGDQLSEELFKRLEPRATAHAIELVEQLQFFHIVASLSFA, encoded by the exons ATGGCTCTCCAAGGAGATAATCTTGTTGTTTCTGAAAGGAAGCTTGAGAAGATGCTCAGCATGAAGGGAGGTAAAGGAGAGACTAGCTATGCCAACAACTCTCAGGCTCAG GCAATTCACGCTCGATCGATGCTTCACCTGCTAGAGAATACACTCGATAGAGTGCAACTAGAGTCACCGGAGATTCCATTTGCAGTGGCGGATCTCGGGTGTTCATGCGGCGGCAACACCATCTACATCGTTGATGCCATCATCAAACACATCTCTAAACGTTACGAGGCCATGGGCTACGATCCACCGGAGTTCTCCGCCTTCTTTTCCGACCTCCCTTCGAACGACTTCAACACCCTCTTCCAGCTCCTCCCTCCTTTGGCCAACAACGGCGCCACCATGGAAGAGTGCCTCGCCGCCGATGGTCATCGCTCCTACTTCGCCGCCGGAGTTCCGGGATCTTTCTACAGGCGTCTGTTTCCGGCCAGATCCATAGATGTCTTCTACTCTGCTTTCTCTTTGCACTGGCTCTCTCAG GTGCCGGAGATCGTGATGGATAAGAGATCAACGGCTTATAACAAAGGAAGGGTATTTATCCACGGTGCAGGTGAGAGTACAGTCAATGCTTACAAGAAGCAATTCCAAGCGGACTTAGCAGGATTCCTAAGGTCGCGTTCACGTGAGATGAAGAAGGGTGGATCCATGTTTCTTGTTTGCTTGGGGAGAACCTCTGTGGACCCCACTGATCAAGGTGGGGCTGGTGTTCTCTTTGGGACCCACTTTCAGGATGCTTGGAATGATCTCGTCCAAGag GGTCTGATAGAAAGCGAGAAACGTGACAGCTTCAATATACCGGTTTACGCGCCAAGCCTCCAAGACTTCAAGGAGGTAGTTGAAGCCAACGGCTCGTTTGCCATTAACAAGCTGGAGGTTTTCAGAGGGGGAAGCCCTTTAGTTGTTAGCCGACCAGATGATGAGGCCGAGGTGGGCCGGGCCTTAGCCAATAGTTGTAGGAGTGTTTGTGGGGTCTTAGTGGATGCCCACATAGGTGACCAGCTTAGTGAAGAGCTCTTCAAGCGGCTTGAGCCTAGGGCAACGGCCCATGCCATAGAGTTAGTTGAACAGCTACAGTTCTTCCACATAGTTGCCTCCCTCTCCTTTGcatag
- the LOC122640854 gene encoding protein HOMOLOG OF MAMMALIAN LYST-INTERACTING PROTEIN 5-like isoform X3, producing MGSENEPAKLLLPYLQRADELQKHELLVAYYCRLYAMERGLKIPQKERTKTTNALLVSLMNQLEKIEQKQKYAAWKAADIRKALKEGRKPEPGPPGDDKDLSIPSSTPTAYDHGPSETNSISHPGPGAEASPQFHDNIKHSTSTNIMTSPPSYPNADYPYNDFHPPPLNRQESSAYSQAPPLNRQESSAYSQAPPLNRQDSSAYSQAYHQPYPHESQQSLPGNYPLHETPSQPYSFPNFQSYPSFNDSTLPTAPSHYPSYHQGSDASYSHQAVPPVPGYQSAAQYTPTGGNENNHAESATTAQTFHYDSNYQPPPEKVAEAHKAARFAVGALAFDDVPVAVEFLRKSLELLTKPSANQ from the exons ATGGGGAGCGAGAACGAGCCTGCGAAGCTCCTTCTTCCATACCTTCAGAGAGCGGACGAGTTGCAGAAACATGAGCTCCTTGTTGCTTACTACT GTCGTTTGTACGCGATGGAACGAGGATTGAAGATCCCTCAGAAGGAGCGCACTAAAACTACTAATGCTCTTCTTGTGTCGCTAATGAATCAGCTTGAAAAG ATTGAACAGAAACAGAAGTATGCTGCCTGGAAAGCAGCAGATATAAGGAAAGCATTGAAAGAAGGACGGAAGCCTGAACCGGGACCACCTGGTGATGATAAAGATCTATCAATCCCATCAAGTACACCTACTGCATAT GATCATGGACCAAGTGAAACCAATTCAATAAGCCATCCAGGACCAGGTGCTGAGGCATCACCTCAGTTCCATGATAATATTAAGCACTCAACTTCTACAAACATCATGACATCACCTCCCTCCTACCCAAATGCTGATTACCCTTACAACGATTTCCATCCTCCACCACTTAACAGACAAGAAAGTTCTGCTTACTCTCAGGCTCCACCACTTAACAGACAAGAGAGTTCGGCTTACTCTCAGGCTCCACCACTTAACAGACAAGATAGTTCTGCTTATTCTCAGGCATACCATCAACCCTATCCACATGAATCTCAACAATCATTGCCGGGAAATTATCCTTTGCATGAAACACCCTCTCAGCCCTACTCGTTTCCCAATTTCCAGTCTTATCCTAGTTTTAATGACAGCACCCTTCCAACTGCTCCATCACACTATCCCTCTTACCACCAAGGTTCTGATGCTTCCTACTCTCATCAAGCAGTTCCACCAGTTCCAGGCTACCAATCAGCAGCTCAGTACACTCCTACTGGCGGGAATGAGAACAACCATGCAGAATCTGCCACAACTGCCCAGACTTTTCATTACGACAGCAATTACCAGCCACCACCTGAGAAGGTTGCTGAGGCACACAAGGCTGCAAGGTTTGCTGTGGGGGCTTTGGCATTTGATGATGTGCCAGTTGCAGTGGAGTTTCTCAGAAAATCTCTTGAATTGTTGACGAAACCATCTGCAAATCAGTAG
- the LOC122640854 gene encoding protein HOMOLOG OF MAMMALIAN LYST-INTERACTING PROTEIN 5-like isoform X1, with protein sequence MGSENEPAKLLLPYLQRADELQKHELLVAYYCRLYAMERGLKIPQKERTKTTNALLVSLMNQLEKDKKSLQLGSEDNLYVEGFASNVFAKADKQDRAGRSDINTAKTFYAASIFFEILNQFGELQPDIEQKQKYAAWKAADIRKALKEGRKPEPGPPGDDKDLSIPSSTPTAYDHGPSETNSISHPGPGAEASPQFHDNIKHSTSTNIMTSPPSYPNADYPYNDFHPPPLNRQESSAYSQAPPLNRQESSAYSQAPPLNRQDSSAYSQAYHQPYPHESQQSLPGNYPLHETPSQPYSFPNFQSYPSFNDSTLPTAPSHYPSYHQGSDASYSHQAVPPVPGYQSAAQYTPTGGNENNHAESATTAQTFHYDSNYQPPPEKVAEAHKAARFAVGALAFDDVPVAVEFLRKSLELLTKPSANQ encoded by the exons ATGGGGAGCGAGAACGAGCCTGCGAAGCTCCTTCTTCCATACCTTCAGAGAGCGGACGAGTTGCAGAAACATGAGCTCCTTGTTGCTTACTACT GTCGTTTGTACGCGATGGAACGAGGATTGAAGATCCCTCAGAAGGAGCGCACTAAAACTACTAATGCTCTTCTTGTGTCGCTAATGAATCAGCTTGAAAAG GATAAGAAGTCATTGCAGTTGGGCTCTGAAGATAATTTGTATGTGGAGGGATTTGCATCGAATGTTTTTGCGAAAGCAGATAAGCAAGACCGAGCCGGGCGATCTGACAT AAATACTGCAAAAACTTTCTACGCTGCAAGCATCTTCTTTGAGATTCTTAACCAGTTTGGTGAACTCCAGCCTGAT ATTGAACAGAAACAGAAGTATGCTGCCTGGAAAGCAGCAGATATAAGGAAAGCATTGAAAGAAGGACGGAAGCCTGAACCGGGACCACCTGGTGATGATAAAGATCTATCAATCCCATCAAGTACACCTACTGCATAT GATCATGGACCAAGTGAAACCAATTCAATAAGCCATCCAGGACCAGGTGCTGAGGCATCACCTCAGTTCCATGATAATATTAAGCACTCAACTTCTACAAACATCATGACATCACCTCCCTCCTACCCAAATGCTGATTACCCTTACAACGATTTCCATCCTCCACCACTTAACAGACAAGAAAGTTCTGCTTACTCTCAGGCTCCACCACTTAACAGACAAGAGAGTTCGGCTTACTCTCAGGCTCCACCACTTAACAGACAAGATAGTTCTGCTTATTCTCAGGCATACCATCAACCCTATCCACATGAATCTCAACAATCATTGCCGGGAAATTATCCTTTGCATGAAACACCCTCTCAGCCCTACTCGTTTCCCAATTTCCAGTCTTATCCTAGTTTTAATGACAGCACCCTTCCAACTGCTCCATCACACTATCCCTCTTACCACCAAGGTTCTGATGCTTCCTACTCTCATCAAGCAGTTCCACCAGTTCCAGGCTACCAATCAGCAGCTCAGTACACTCCTACTGGCGGGAATGAGAACAACCATGCAGAATCTGCCACAACTGCCCAGACTTTTCATTACGACAGCAATTACCAGCCACCACCTGAGAAGGTTGCTGAGGCACACAAGGCTGCAAGGTTTGCTGTGGGGGCTTTGGCATTTGATGATGTGCCAGTTGCAGTGGAGTTTCTCAGAAAATCTCTTGAATTGTTGACGAAACCATCTGCAAATCAGTAG
- the LOC122640854 gene encoding protein HOMOLOG OF MAMMALIAN LYST-INTERACTING PROTEIN 5-like isoform X2, with translation MGSENEPAKLLLPYLQRADELQKHELLVAYYCRLYAMERGLKIPQKERTKTTNALLVSLMNQLEKDKKSLQLGSEDNLYVEGFASNVFAKADKQDRAGRSDINTAKTFYAASIFFEILNQFGELQPDIEQKQKYAAWKAADIRKALKEGRKPEPGPPGDDKDLSIPSSTPTAYDHGPSETNSISHPGPGAEASPQFHDNIKHSTSTNIMTSPPSYPNADYPYNDFHPPPLNRQESSAYSQAYHQPYPHESQQSLPGNYPLHETPSQPYSFPNFQSYPSFNDSTLPTAPSHYPSYHQGSDASYSHQAVPPVPGYQSAAQYTPTGGNENNHAESATTAQTFHYDSNYQPPPEKVAEAHKAARFAVGALAFDDVPVAVEFLRKSLELLTKPSANQ, from the exons ATGGGGAGCGAGAACGAGCCTGCGAAGCTCCTTCTTCCATACCTTCAGAGAGCGGACGAGTTGCAGAAACATGAGCTCCTTGTTGCTTACTACT GTCGTTTGTACGCGATGGAACGAGGATTGAAGATCCCTCAGAAGGAGCGCACTAAAACTACTAATGCTCTTCTTGTGTCGCTAATGAATCAGCTTGAAAAG GATAAGAAGTCATTGCAGTTGGGCTCTGAAGATAATTTGTATGTGGAGGGATTTGCATCGAATGTTTTTGCGAAAGCAGATAAGCAAGACCGAGCCGGGCGATCTGACAT AAATACTGCAAAAACTTTCTACGCTGCAAGCATCTTCTTTGAGATTCTTAACCAGTTTGGTGAACTCCAGCCTGAT ATTGAACAGAAACAGAAGTATGCTGCCTGGAAAGCAGCAGATATAAGGAAAGCATTGAAAGAAGGACGGAAGCCTGAACCGGGACCACCTGGTGATGATAAAGATCTATCAATCCCATCAAGTACACCTACTGCATAT GATCATGGACCAAGTGAAACCAATTCAATAAGCCATCCAGGACCAGGTGCTGAGGCATCACCTCAGTTCCATGATAATATTAAGCACTCAACTTCTACAAACATCATGACATCACCTCCCTCCTACCCAAATGCTGATTACCCTTACAACGATTTCCATCCTCCACCACTTAACAGACAAGAAAGTTCTGCTTACTCTCAG GCATACCATCAACCCTATCCACATGAATCTCAACAATCATTGCCGGGAAATTATCCTTTGCATGAAACACCCTCTCAGCCCTACTCGTTTCCCAATTTCCAGTCTTATCCTAGTTTTAATGACAGCACCCTTCCAACTGCTCCATCACACTATCCCTCTTACCACCAAGGTTCTGATGCTTCCTACTCTCATCAAGCAGTTCCACCAGTTCCAGGCTACCAATCAGCAGCTCAGTACACTCCTACTGGCGGGAATGAGAACAACCATGCAGAATCTGCCACAACTGCCCAGACTTTTCATTACGACAGCAATTACCAGCCACCACCTGAGAAGGTTGCTGAGGCACACAAGGCTGCAAGGTTTGCTGTGGGGGCTTTGGCATTTGATGATGTGCCAGTTGCAGTGGAGTTTCTCAGAAAATCTCTTGAATTGTTGACGAAACCATCTGCAAATCAGTAG